A window of Hevea brasiliensis isolate MT/VB/25A 57/8 chromosome 14, ASM3005281v1, whole genome shotgun sequence contains these coding sequences:
- the LOC110669351 gene encoding protein SOSEKI 1, which produces MEASKTIPKGGGEVRRLHIIYFLSHMGRVEHPHLIRVHHLNRNGVHLRDVKRWMTDLRGKDMPEAFAWSYKRRYKNGYVWQDLLDDDLITPISDNEYVLKGSEIFPTTPLDTTVHGEKRASIFRNDKHVEVGIEDKQLEQEQSSTKETNQISPDTSIDISVKTSSEVYHESPIFSSERSTLSQDSLKQRDDSHEEEMDKFESLSSSSFYSSLLGKKEKKKKKKTNSNTSPRNEENIDRSSCSIEKAGTPSSSSSTQSQSQFAKSKSYSSEASKMLRNLMTCGAADANDAALVVINKSSSNKAEISKGGSSRGCGTLWNQQQPLNARMKDSRQQQKQHKSGFGKPKGVAAAYKPVAAPICSQCGKSFKPEKLHIHMKSCKGMKSSAKNAAASVSKTPSPSMNSMNQLMAVS; this is translated from the exons atggaagCATCAAAAACCATACCCAAAGGTGGAGGAGAAGTGAGGCGTCTTCACATAATTTACTTTCTTAGCCACATGGGTCGCGTTGAGCATCCTCATCTCATTCGAGTTCATCATCTCAATCGCAATGGTGTTCATCTCCGAG ATGTTAAGCGATGGATGACCGATCTGCGAGGGAAAGACATGCCTGAAGCCTTTGCTTGGTCCTATAAGAG GAGATACAAAAATGGTTACGTTTGGCAAGATTTACTGGATGATGATCTCATCACCCCAATCTCCGACAATGAATACGTTCTTAAAGGATCCGAGATTTTCCCCACCACCCCTTTAG ATACTACTGTTCACGGTGAGAAAAGGGCTTCCATTTTCAGAAATGACAAGCATGTTGAGGTTGGAATTGAAGACAAACAACTAGAGCAAGAGCAATCTTCAACAAAAGAAACGAACCAAATATCCCCTGATACTAGTATCGATATCTCAGTGAAAACATCATCTGAAGTTTATCATGAATCGCCTATATTCAGTTCAGAGAGGTCTACACTTTCCCAAGATTCCTTGAAGCAACGAGACGATTCTCATGAGGAAGAAATGGACAAGTTTGAAAGtctctcatcttcttccttttactccagtcttttaggtaaaaaggagaagaagaagaaaaagaaaacaaacagCAACACAAGCCCTCGCAATGAGGAAAACATCGACAGAAGCAGCTGTAGCATTGAAAAGGCGGGTACCCCGAGCTCATCATCCTCAACACAATCACAATCGCAGTTTGCAAAAAGTAAGAGTTATTCGAGTGAAGCGTCGAAAATGCTACGAAACTTGATGACTTGCGGTGCTGCTGATGCAAATGATGCTGCATTAGTTGTGATTAATAAATCTTCTTCAAATAAAGCGGAGATTTCCAAAGGTGGGTCTAGCAGAGGTTGTGGAACTCTTTGGAATCAGCAGCAACCACTCAATGCAAG GATGAAAGACTCGAGGCAGCAGCAGAAGCAACATAAAAGCGGATTTGGTAAACCAAAGGGGGTAGCTGCTGCTTACAAGCCAGTGGCTGCACCAATCTGCTC GCAATGTGGGAAATCTTTCAAGCCAGAGAAATTGCACATACACATGAAGTCCTGCAAAGGAATGAAATCTTCTGCAAAAAATGCAGCAGCTTCCGTCAGCAAGACTCCATCACCATCAATGAATTCCATGAATCAACTAATGGCTGTTTCCTAA
- the LOC110669361 gene encoding uncharacterized protein LOC110669361 isoform X1 yields MASLTPGLLSKLLENAGNKDLRVTGEHRSALLQVLEILPFLAGPDDPWQSRGFFLKVSDSLHSAYVSVQDEDVDLIYSDKIQLGQFVYVSRLDSASPVPVLRGLKPVPKRRPCVGNPKDLVSSDMLPIRPSMNFSKQKKGSKTDGLPKKIAVDCKARRRDSLGNGTKAEGLELRRLSLDSSRRIWNQTPTPKSSSTPSMTLKSSKNFKFDKKTSSKNDLSFKRPTLSISPLKSKNEVSSPKATTRPLKKELKSTTDHAIPSCLVKLPLSSTTCSAQRISWDAVPSAIQNLGKETVHHRNVAFVAAVSALEEASAAENVILCVREFAELCKSSQNMSSVSLVEKYLDLHQNMQKAAKVINSLISDSLLEAKSSFYDSLQCLLPNARKTKMNKNAALWVHAAIETNFSKFILLKEPEKSEMVDSDKCHYVILGSIPEELHSENQSPQIKGRPRNHGNLSDASPEQEPSSWKKMDPKKNDCPKGSGLKETASLAEKLLLHSHEWFLNYMENSLNNGFQFCMGGDSEIAYLLRQLKRVNQWLDDWGGLGVKVDGRIEDLRKKLYGFLLEHVDTAVAAVK; encoded by the exons ATGGCGTCCCTCACGCCTGGGCTGCTATCGAAGCTTCTCGAAAATGCAGGCAACAAGGACTTGAGGGTGACTGGAGAACACCGCTCTGCTCTCCTCCAGGTGCTTGAGATCTTGCCTTTTCTCGCTGGACCCGACGATCCTTGGCAGAGCAGAGGTTTCTTCTTGAAGGTTTCTGACTCTCTGCATTCCGCTTATGTCTCCGTACAAGATGAGGACGTGGATTTGATATACAGCGACAAGATTCAATTGGGTCAGTTTGTCTACGTTTCTAGACTGGATTCGGCTTCGCCTGTTCCAGTGCTTCGTGGGTTGAAGCCCGTGCCCAAGAGGCGACCTTGTGTTGGAAATCCCAAGGATTTGGTGTCCAGTGATATGTTGCCTATCAGACCAAGTATGAATTTTAGCAAACAGAAGAAAGGATCCAAGACTGATGGGTTGCCGAAGAAGATAGCAGTGGATTGTAAGGCCAGGAGAAGGGATTCACTCGGGAATGGGACCAAGGCAGAAGGGTTGGAGCTGAGGAGATTGAGTTTAGACTCGTCCAGGAGGATCTGGAATCAAACTCCAACGCCCAAATCTTCTTCTACACCTAGTATGACTTTGAAATCGTCCAAGAAT TTTAAATTTGATAAGAAAACTTCTTCCAAGAACGATTTATCATTTAAGCGCCCAACTTTAAGTATTTCACCGTTGAAAAGCAAAAATGAAGTCTCTTCACCTAAAGCCACTACAAGACCTTTGAAGAAAGAATTAAAGTCTACAACTGACCACGCCATTCCCAGCTGTCTCGTGAAGTTGCCTCTTAGTTCCACAACCTGCTCTGCGCAAAGGATTTCATGGGATGCGGTACCTTCCGCCATTCAAAATCTTGGAAAG GAAACCGTGCATCACAGAAACGTTGCGTTTGTGGCCGCTGTAAGTGCACTGGAAGAGGCGTCAGCTGCTGAAAATGTCATTCTTTGTGTTCG AGAATTTGCAGAACTGTGCAAGTCTTCTCAGAATATGTCTTCAGTATCACTAGTGGAAAAGTATCTGGACCTCCATCAGAATATGCAGAAAGCAGCGAAGGTGATTAATTCATTAATCAGTGATAGCCTTTTAGAAGCAAAGTCAAGCTTTTATGATAGCCTACAATGTTTATTGCCTAATGCAAGGAAAACTAAAATGAATAAGAATGCTGCATTGTGGGTTCATGCTGCCATAGAGACCAACTTTTCGAAATTCATTTTGCTCAAGGAGCCAGAGAAGAGTGAAATGGTGGATAGTGATAAATGTCATTATGTCATCCTAGGAAGCATCCCAGAGGAATTGCATTCTGAGAATCAATCACCTCAAATCAAAGGAAGACCTAGAAACCATGGCAACTTGTCAGATGCAAGCCCTGAGCAAGAGCCATCTTCATGGAAGAAAATGGACCCAAAAAAGAATGATTGTCCTAAAGGAAGTGGGTTAAAGGAAACAGCAAGTTTAGCAGAAAAGCTGCTGTTGCATTCTCATGAATGGTTCTTGAATTATATGGAGAATTCATTGAACAATGGATTTCAGTTTTGTATGGGGGGAGATTCTGAAATTGCCTATCTTCTAAGGCAGCTTAAAAGGGTGAATCAGTGGCTAGATGACTGGGGTGGTTTGGGAGTTAAGGTTGATGGGAGGATAGAAGACTTGAGGAAGAAATTATATGGGTTTCTACTGGAGCATGTTGATACAGCTGTTGCTGCGGTTAAGTAG
- the LOC110669361 gene encoding uncharacterized protein LOC110669361 isoform X2 gives MASLTPGLLSKLLENAGNKDLRVTGEHRSALLQVLEILPFLAGPDDPWQSRGFFLKVSDSLHSAYVSVQDEDVDLIYSDKIQLGQFVYVSRLDSASPVPVLRGLKPVPKRRPCVGNPKDLVSSDMLPIRPSMNFSKQKKGSKTDGLPKKIAVDCKARRRDSLGNGTKAEGLELRRLSLDSSRRIWNQTPTPKSSSTPSMTLKSSKNFKFDKKTSSKNDLSFKRPTLSISPLKSKNEVSSPKATTRPLKKELKSTTDHAIPSCLVKLPLSSTTCSAQRISWDAVPSAIQNLGKETVHHRNVAFVAAVSALEEASAAENVILCVREFAELCKSSQNMSSVSLVEKYLDLHQNMQKAAKLWNVTDGWAELH, from the exons ATGGCGTCCCTCACGCCTGGGCTGCTATCGAAGCTTCTCGAAAATGCAGGCAACAAGGACTTGAGGGTGACTGGAGAACACCGCTCTGCTCTCCTCCAGGTGCTTGAGATCTTGCCTTTTCTCGCTGGACCCGACGATCCTTGGCAGAGCAGAGGTTTCTTCTTGAAGGTTTCTGACTCTCTGCATTCCGCTTATGTCTCCGTACAAGATGAGGACGTGGATTTGATATACAGCGACAAGATTCAATTGGGTCAGTTTGTCTACGTTTCTAGACTGGATTCGGCTTCGCCTGTTCCAGTGCTTCGTGGGTTGAAGCCCGTGCCCAAGAGGCGACCTTGTGTTGGAAATCCCAAGGATTTGGTGTCCAGTGATATGTTGCCTATCAGACCAAGTATGAATTTTAGCAAACAGAAGAAAGGATCCAAGACTGATGGGTTGCCGAAGAAGATAGCAGTGGATTGTAAGGCCAGGAGAAGGGATTCACTCGGGAATGGGACCAAGGCAGAAGGGTTGGAGCTGAGGAGATTGAGTTTAGACTCGTCCAGGAGGATCTGGAATCAAACTCCAACGCCCAAATCTTCTTCTACACCTAGTATGACTTTGAAATCGTCCAAGAAT TTTAAATTTGATAAGAAAACTTCTTCCAAGAACGATTTATCATTTAAGCGCCCAACTTTAAGTATTTCACCGTTGAAAAGCAAAAATGAAGTCTCTTCACCTAAAGCCACTACAAGACCTTTGAAGAAAGAATTAAAGTCTACAACTGACCACGCCATTCCCAGCTGTCTCGTGAAGTTGCCTCTTAGTTCCACAACCTGCTCTGCGCAAAGGATTTCATGGGATGCGGTACCTTCCGCCATTCAAAATCTTGGAAAG GAAACCGTGCATCACAGAAACGTTGCGTTTGTGGCCGCTGTAAGTGCACTGGAAGAGGCGTCAGCTGCTGAAAATGTCATTCTTTGTGTTCG AGAATTTGCAGAACTGTGCAAGTCTTCTCAGAATATGTCTTCAGTATCACTAGTGGAAAAGTATCTGGACCTCCATCAGAATATGCAGAAAGCAGCGAAG TTATGGAATGTAACCGATGGATGGGCTGAACTACATTAG